cgtgttcgcaagcttttcctttgatttgaccgggtgacctagtttttgaccccacatgacccagatttaaatttttcCTATAGATTACCAAGACGagcattctgactaattctcatgagtttcaaacttaaactgtggtttctagagtgttggcaagatattcctttgatctgacctagtggcctacttttttaccctacataacccagtttcaaatttcacctagaaatcataaagacaaacattctgaccaagtttcataaagactgagtcacaactgttgcctctaaagtgtttacaagcttttcctttggtttgactgGGTGACCGGGTGACGCCGGAGAATggctggtcacaatagctcatcttgagcacttcgtgctctggtgagctaaaataaacgaaaggaacattttcattttagtaGAAGGAGAGTTGACAGCTATTCTTTATTTGTACATGTTTAGTGTTAAGAACCACGGCTGATTCTAACGTTCGAAGACAGCATTTATGaacataatgaaaataaacaaaattaacagctgACAAACTTTTGCCAATTAACCAGCGCACTCGACAACCCGACAGCTTCTAAGTGGAGCAAGAACTCAAACTTACGTAACTGAGTTATCTCAtaacaatttataataaaataaaattttattttggcaATGATGATATCTTCCATGCAAACATTCAACAAAACATCTCTAAATTGTTTGTGTACGTACGTTTGATGAGATCGATGTGTCAGCTCTTCTGACGCATTTCCTTCGCCAGCTACTTTCTTTACACGATCACTGCTTAATGTAGATGGATCAGCCTGGCTTCTAAAAATATATATGGAAGATGTATATTTAGTTCAGTTATTGTTAAAATTTTCGGTCATTTCACGCTAAAACAGCAGTGCAAGAAATTTGTGAAATAATTGTGCACTACCTGTGAAAATATGGAACTTGTCATGATTATAAATGCATGTATTATGCTTCATTTAAGTCTAAAAAGTAGGTTATatattcaaaatggctgccaaaatcaAGATATCTGCCGTAATTAGCATTTTTATAAAGAATTCTTCTAGCATTATGTATATGGCGAGAAAGAATACAGAAAGTAAGCATTATAGTACAATTAAGGTacaaatattaaaactttatatCCAATCAGTAAATGTCAAAATGGCAGCCTGAATCAAAGATGATCGACATAAAATCATTCTTTCTATAAAAATCGAtcttcaaatgaaaatattttgcaaaacttaCGAAACCTTGCGTGTACATATATTTGTAAAGTACGCTCTCAAACATTTTTTTGGCTAAATTggataaataaattcaatatggccaAAAACATTAAAGAATGCCTCCATAGACTAATTGTTCTATGAAAATTGTGCGTCACTTGGGCATACTGTGTGAAAATAAGCTTTAGGTGCTCAGGGTGATCACGGTATCGAAATACCGTTATGATTGCTAAGTCTATGTCATATGTGTACCTGGACATTCCTTTTAATATATACATTGGTGAAAATCCCATTAAAACGGCACCTTTAACAAGAGCAAGCCAGGGCTCTTTGGTATGTACAATTCGCATCTCCGACATTGCAGCTTCTAGCACATTCATCACATATTGCGACTGTGAGTAGCCCCCTACGAGAATaagtgtatgtatatatttacattcatcagCAACCTTCTTCAGCAAAGGTATAATGCCATATGAAAGTGAGGGCGTGAAAAAGTGTTCCattatttctttttcacaaaCTAACGTTTGTCCTTCAACTGTTACAAAATTTGAGTAAGGACTTCTGGAAACTGCAGAAAGCAAAGACATGGACTCCTCACATGCCAACAGTAAATACAAAGAATCGGGTATTATGAAACGAGTCTGATGAGTTTTAGCGGAAAAGTATCTCTTTTTGCATTCGAAGTCTTCCCATAGTTGAAAATAGTCCTCATAGTGATCCAATTTAAACTTGTTCCAAATTTGAACACCAAATATCGTGATACAAAAGTGTTTGAATTCATTATCAACTGACATTCCACCAAAATCACCTTTTGTAACTCTATAGAGCTCTTTTGTGTAATCCCCGTGCAGTCTTTTATAAACACATATATCTACTGTTTCTCCACCTAAATCAGCGATGATATACTTTGACCCAGGTGCCAGTCTAATTAAATTACCGTTGTACTCTACATGGTGCTTTTGATTGCGTAGAAATACGACCGCAGCTTCTGGTTTAAGCACAAGTCGAAGTTTTTCTTCACGTATACCAGCAGTTACAGCAGCTTCCTTCATAATATGCCGGGCCGCGTCAGACCAAATTGCAGGAACTGTTACTATCCATAACGTATGTTCTTCAATGCTGTCTAAGTGTGCTTCTTTTCCGTCTTGCATAGCTTTCAATATTAgctgtttaaaatatttgattacagCCGCGAACAATTTTACAGCTATCATTGACCTCCCTTTTtcatctttgatttttttatttgtcatatttCTTTCGGAATAACATTCCATTTTAAATCTTGAAAACAGGCGAAATTCACCATCTTTCTTGTTTCTAAGAAGCTCTGAATACTTCTGTTCAGCCTCGTGCCCAAATGAATCCACTTTTACACTTGAATCAAGAAGCACAACGGTAGGAACCCTATCATTATGCTGTCCAAAGGTTTGACTTGAAGTGAAAATATTCTCCCTGTCGTTTTCAAACGCGTATGCATATCCGGAAAATGACGTGCCAATGTCTATTGCAGCAACAATTTTGCTTTCAAACTGACCCATTTAAAAATATTAGTTTACGATAAATCAATACTCTCTGTAGTTTTTAAACTTTTCTATGTCGAATAGCTGTCGCCAAACTTGAGTAAATCACAACTAACATATACCTTTGTAATCAGTATTATTTGTTTGAACTGAtaaatgttattagatatcagttgagatatttacattatttatccTCATGACAATTAAAAACGCAGTATTCATCTGTGTCAAATACTACATTCTTGCAGCTTAGAGGATTTTTTCCTTAAAATTCAGTCATCACTTCTATTAAATCCTTTATGGTGCGTACGTAATACATTGTACGACTTAATTACGTCTTacgaaaatgtgggcaaaaattgagatttgtccagatattgatataaatgaactagttggtcagattttggtaaaaaatgagcatttcattgaaattttgctgcaaaaattgataaaaacccaaaaaatcacatttttactgttttgggggtattttttcttttaaaaatgcacatttacgctctaaattttgcccatctatacctttcagaggggacatttggtatatttcaaagtgttaatgtgtaatttgcttgcaaattatggtgaaaatttatgaaatagggcaaaaaccagctctggctagaggaactggttaaaaattttgaaggaaaattggcgcagggacccgcgttactgaaaatgccataaaacctggaaaactgatttaatcaagcagAAACTTAGTATTTTTTGCAGATacgttactggtactatacaaatgaaattgagactattacagaaaaaagtttttcttataggcctaactaaactaaaggaaccagcgtgggagccatctggtctagtcgcgtaatggctgccaggtacttggacactaatttttcacttggcatggcaacagaggtctaaattgaagctagtttctgtttaaatttcattgtggatgtatttttgacattttggtaggaaaaatgggagagcaggttgtatttggtgaagtcacgCTCAAATTTAGTATGAGTattacttccaggtcacagcagtgtgattttgatgtcagtttacagttaGCAAATGTAACcagaaaaatctctcttagaagatacatgaaccctacttttctcttcattttata
This window of the Mercenaria mercenaria strain notata chromosome 5, MADL_Memer_1, whole genome shotgun sequence genome carries:
- the LOC128556842 gene encoding heat shock 70 kDa protein 12A-like, whose protein sequence is MGQFESKIVAAIDIGTSFSGYAYAFENDRENIFTSSQTFGQHNDRVPTVVLLDSSVKVDSFGHEAEQKYSELLRNKKDGEFRLFSRFKMECYSERNMTNKKIKDEKGRSMIAVKLFAAVIKYFKQLILKAMQDGKEAHLDSIEEHTLWIVTVPAIWSDAARHIMKEAAVTAGIREEKLRLVLKPEAAVVFLRNQKHHVEYNGNLIRLAPGSKYIIADLGGETVDICVYKRLHGDYTKELYRVTKGDFGGMSVDNEFKHFCITIFGVQIWNKFKLDHYEDYFQLWEDFECKKRYFSAKTHQTRFIIPDSLYLLLACEESMSLLSAVSRSPYSNFVTVEGQTLVCEKEIMEHFFTPSLSYGIIPLLKKVADECKYIHTLILVGGYSQSQYVMNVLEAAMSEMRIVHTKEPWLALVKGAVLMGFSPMYILKGMSRSQADPSTLSSDRVKKVAGEGNASEELTHRSHQTIQVGPSTLSSDCVKEVSWEANAADDLAHPSHQTIQARPFTLSSEGVKEVAGKANASDDLAHPLHQTHVSKQFRDSVNLFYLEH